The following DNA comes from Triticum aestivum cultivar Chinese Spring unplaced genomic scaffold, IWGSC CS RefSeq v2.1 scaffold195833, whole genome shotgun sequence.
tgtgtgtgtgtgtgtgtgtgtgtgtgtgtgtgtgttttggtgGGGGATAGTCACCGTGTTTCAACGTGGACAACGTCGAATCGTTTcttaacaatggaaaataatgctATCAACTTACTGTTGCGATCAGATCTGTGGTCCCACACTTCAGACGGATCGACCTCCAACCCTAAACCAAACAACTAGCCGGCACAGTAATTGGTCGTCTCGTCCCATAATATTCTTCATCCAAGCAACTAACCGGAATAGTACTGCGACAATTAACTCTTACCAATTTAATTTTCTGGTTCGCAGTAATCCAAGCAAGAACAAAGGATCTGGGTGGGAGAGGTCACACGAGAACAAATAATTTCACCTCGCTAAATAGGACTATAATGCCCTTTTCAAGAGGCATGTTCTAATCTCCACGCCTTGAGCTGCATCGAAGCACACTACGCTTCAGAAACACTGTTTGAAGAACTGCTCACAGCAAACAATTTGAGTTCCTTAGGCAGAGCCAACAGCCGAAATAACAACCTTtagcgtcacctcgtcaaccccTTTAGCCGACTTCTTGTCAAGCATGTCCTGAGTGATATCCTCACGCATGATGCCCTCATTCACAGCGGCGCACCGCATGAAGAACTCATCCTTGAACGCTGTAGAATTGGGTGCCTTCTGCTGTGCTTGCAATGTTACCATGACGTTGCACTTGGATTGTGGTGGCACAATACCTTTCTTAGGCTCTACGTCATACAGCAATACGCCTGTCATTACAATATCGAAGGCAACATAATCATTGGATACGTTGGTCAGCTGAAGGGAGCATGGTATCTGCTTGTTTATCTCGAAGGGGAAATTCAGCTCCAGCATGTCAAGCTCAAGCAGCTCCCAGGGGTAAGGGCTTATCTGCATGAAAATATTTGGCATTTTCATGGGTTAGTTACTTGTTTAAGCTAGCAGTCGCACGAACCAATAAGTTTTTTGGAACGTATGAGCTTACTGGGGCAACTGGAGAGTCATCACAATCGTTAATTTGTTCCTTCGTATTTTCTATGTTATTGAGCATAGTGACTATATCCCATATATAAGGTCTTC
Coding sequences within:
- the LOC123172448 gene encoding vesicle-associated protein 3-1-like: MCLSDCPKRRPYIWDIVTMLNNIENTKEQINDCDDSPVAPISPYPWELLELDMLELNFPFEINKQIPCSLQLTNVSNDYVAFDIVMTGVLLYDVEPKKGIVPPQSKCNVMVTLQAQQKAPNSTAFKDEFFMRCAAVNEGIMREDITQDMLDKKSAKGVDEVTLKVVISAVGSA